The DNA region ATATTCGAAtggaataaagattatttttcatagATAACTACTCTTCTACTTTTTCAAATTCCTTTTGAAGAGCAGGGGATGGTTTTATTTAGTCAGCTTCACTTTTTTATCGTTCATTTTgaatatgaactataaaattatTGGTCGTGAAAAAATCCTCAGTTTTGGGTCCTGTACGTCAATTAATGTGAGGATATAATCAGAATAAATGAAATGAGAAAACTAAATAGTATATGTAATAAGATATTCAATGCACTATTTTTTTCCATGTGACAAAAAACAAGACTATCGGAATAATAGCTCTTCAGTGCAGCTTGAAAAAGTAAATTGCAAATTATTAGTACGTACATAGGATGGTCTGGAAAATTTGGAAACAGAAGGAACTTCGAATACTCTTGATagtcaaaatacaaaataaaagttcCAATCAATCAGAGTATAAAGTGGAATTTCTTAATGATTAAAATACTTAGACAGATTTTAGTACAGGTAGTTTTGAATGATAAGGAAACAAAAGAAGCCTAAATAATCAAGACATTTAGAAAGTGAAAATATTATAGCCATGCCCAGGATGGCGATGATTTCAATGTTATAAAATTGGTAGATAATTTTGGCTTGAAGAACTTTTTTAGCATTACCGTTTTCATCATATTATGAAAAGTTAAAGGTGTTGGAAGTaagtaatttattaataaaatcttaATTGAATGATTTAACAAGACACAATTAAGATTATATTAGAAGAAATTATTGATTGATTATCTGATATTTGGTCATCTGATGTACAACTACCAAAGTCACTGGCAGCgaaaccaaagtttttttttttttctaagtatttgaTGTCCTAGTATTCGACGGTGTAGGGCTATAATTCATATGGTTCTGTAATCAAAATTTAATGGATTATTATCAATTGCATTATGAGAATCTAAAAAATACGGTAATGAAATTTTTATTCCTCATTAAAtgtgaaataataacaaaaatgcttTACGATTGGGCTTGTTAAAGTTCGTAGTTTACATTTTGCTGACGggatttctttattattttggCTTATTCAATACCAGAGATAAAATGGTTCTcataaagaaacagaaaaaaaaaaatctaggatacCTTATTCCTTACCTATTCGGTTCATATTTTTTTCCCGTTTTTCATGGGGCCTACTAAGTTTATAGACTTATTATAATTCACAAATGTTAAacatcacgattttttttttccaattcttctattttctAAATCTTCAACTTAACCTATCACCCTTCATATCGGTCTCTCAGAACCTGATAAATGCATGCCTTTCATGGTACCTTATATGCTAACGACATTGTAATTTTTCAGTAATGACACATGCAAGCACTAACTTCGTATTACTTTGTTGTAGTGGTTTAACATACAGATGATTACCTATCCAATTTCTTACCAAATCCAATGCTTCTCTATCCTATTGTTAACAGTACCAGCAGTAAAGCCAACTTACTATTATATTTTCACAACAATTTCTTCAGATTCTTTCAAACAGATGTCAGTGGAAATGTCTGTTGTTGTAATCTGTTTCTCTTTTCTACATTAAATTTAGCCTATTAACCTATTGTCATTTCATTATTTCGCAATTCTGTCCTCTATCAAATCCACTGTTGTGTAACCAGTCTTACAAAATGGGTAATGACCttattatttgtttcttttgaGACAGCCGTTGTTAATAATTGCGTCAACGGCAAAACGGATAATCTAGTTAAAAATTATGCCGGTGCTTAATCATATCAGGTCATTAGTTATCAAACTCTGATcaacaacaaaatatatttttccatactagaaAAACCCTAGATTTGGAAGACACCATAATGGCCACATAAATCACAGTCcagaaaataataggaaaaaaatggAAACCCTACTACTCCGGCATCTCAAAGATACAGAGTTCCATAGGTAAGATTCCGAGTGAGCAACATCTAGAATCTGTTCATTGGCCTTTTACTCATTTGAATACTAAGTTGTTGGATCTTTCAGCTATGTTACCCAATGGCGAAACATCATGACTTGTTTGTTGCTAGGTTACCTCGGTTATGCTTGGCTGGGTGAAGGTATCATCTAAACGTGTTTGGAAATTACTGACGGTTCAAGCTTACTTAGTAGCAGACACTTTAATTAAGtgttgtttctctcctgtgaagaAAAAGCAACTAACCATGAAATTGATTCTATAATGATCTTGAAGCCTGTCTAAGACGGATGCAAATTTCTTTTGTAGACAACAAAGAAACTTGAAGATGCTGTACCATTGGTTTGCTTACCAAGTGAAGCGAAAACAATAAACAATTTGATGTGTGAGTCAATATACAATAGAAGGTGGAGACCAATTTTATTACAAATAACAAATTAAGTTATTTGATATCAAATATGGTTTTTTTCACCTAATAATGAAATTGAAACCTGTCAAAATTGGAAAAAACATTAAACTGTTTGATAACTGTGGAAGAATGGTTACAGCCCTCGcgagagcgaaaaaaaaaaaactatcaacctTGGGGCTATTTTAAAATCTAGCCTCTTATCTGAAACATCGCTGGGGTGAAGTTACACTTTCTAAAATCAAGGCAAAAACATGTATAAcattttgataaaaacaaaatgagctaatcatgttaaaaaaaattaaaacaactcAAAATTCAACTTATTTTAGGAGACCCAGTAGATTTTTCCCTTCGGTCAAAAAGATCGTTTCCGGGTACTCTGAAAACCCAAATCTATATTACTAAATCAGTAAATTCAAGATGACTGCAATAATTTAAAGTGAGTTCATCAGCAACTAtcaataatacaatatataaaaataccatGTTTAAGTACTTTTACGTTATATAGGGAACTTCCAAGTCTATAGGAAGATTTAACAACCAtttgattatttataaatatttatatatatatatatatatatatatatatatatatatatatatatatatatatatatatatatatatatatatatataaatatatatatatatatatatatatatatatatatatacatatatatatatatatatatatatatatgtatatgtatatgtatgtatttatatacacacacacatatatatatatatatatatatatatatatatatatatatatatatatatatatatatatatatatatatatatatatatatatatatactatatatatatatatatatatatatataatatatatatatatatgcatgtatgtatatatacatatatatatatatatatatatatatatatatatatatatatatatatacatatatatatatatatatatatatatatatatatatatatatatatatatatatatatatatatatatatatctggccctACGGCCAGCATGAAAATAATAAGCAGTGGTAAACGCTACCTTTATCCTATATCTAATACTGTGAGAAAATTAGAAGTGAAGGCCTTGTAACTGCTTGAACCTTgtgtacactgactcccctgaggatgcaagtaaggttggttctccagttgggatttctgatcatgtcttgatttcgttagtaattaagattGAGCAGCCAGTCCCTGATATGTCATACTTTTGTAAGATATACATGAAATCTCTAGTAGACTGGATGAGCATTTTCAGTGATCATTTGTATTTGAAATGGTCACAATTCTATAAAAGTATCCAGCTTTATTGTGTCTTGAATGAAACGGTGGTCTACATAATTCATAGACGTATTCTTTCCCGTGTGTTAAAACACCAAATAAAAGGCAAATTGGTTCGATGATGATTTTAGACGCACTTATTTGAAAATACATGAGGCTTATAATTTTTGGGAGAGGAATTcattagatttgacttggaataactaggTTCAGCTAAGAGTTCATAATGAGAAGTAGAAATCGGCGAGCATTCACAGAGCAATATCATTTTTCCTCGTTTTTTTCATTGCAAGTACATacttgcacacacaaatacacgcacacacatacagtgtatatatatatatatatatatatatatatatatatatatatatatatatatatatatatatatatatactgtatatatatatatatatatatatatatatatgtgtatatatatatttatagatatatatatatatatatacacacacacacacacacacacacacacacacacatatatatatatatatatatatatatatatatatatatatatatatatatatatatatgcatttgtgtgtgtgtcagcatttaaaatcatatatatatatatatatatatatatatatatatatatatatatatatatatatatatatatatatgaatatatttgttaaTGTGGGcatgtactgtactatatatacatgttttcGAAAATGGGGAAGCACCCCTTAAATAGCAACTTAGATTACTAAAAACACGCTTTAGTGTTATCCAGGTAAAATATCCGTAGCGTCAGTATAGATATTCATGATATTTCTTGTGCCGAAGAAAAACTACTTTGAAAAAATCCAATCATTTTAGTAGGGGATATTAACATATACcgctgtttgatatatatatactatttcaagCAATGTTCTTGTATGTAAAACTCTTTTTTCACTGCTTCGAAATGCACtcctaaaattttatatatagtttTGCCTATCATTTCCATAGTGATAAATGTTTCTTCCTAAATGATTTTATACAAATTGATCAATGATTTTTGGCTTTTCGTCAGTATCATTGATATTACAATGGACATTCTAAAGATAAACCGATTTATTCCATATTACCCAAATTCATCAGTAAAATAATAATTCTCAAGATTCTCATAAGTCATGAAGTTTAGTTTTTGTTGGAGACGGCCGGTTGGTAACACGTTCACTTTCGACGAATATCATTATCGCAAAATGCAGTTTCCGAATCCCTACTCCAGGGGACCGAAGGTCATTCGGTCTGAAGGTCATTCCTGCGTATATAAGAGGAGGGACAACGCTTTTCGACATCACGTTCTGCCATCGAACTTGCCACAATGAAGGTCCTGGTGAGTCTCTCCTTTTGGATCTGTTGATGGGATGCGGTGAAAATCCCAATTCAAAACGATTTAAAATCAGCCTGATTTTCTGGCATCAAATGGCTTCATAGCGCCAATGTTTTGATGAAGACGTCCTTAGCAGATTGGTTTATGTTCCTAATGTAGAGTTGCAGATTCGACAGAATTGGTGACAAATAAAAATTCTTGGAAATTACCGATTGCATAACGATAATAAAACCAAAGGGtaattaataaacaaaattttgttttcatttttcagtATAAATCTAAGACATCTTTCATTCCTAAATCTCCAAAATTCTTTCCTTAATAGGTTATTATCGCCCTCTGCTTGGTTGCCCTTGCGGCTGCTCGTCCTTCGGACATCGTGGACTTCGAGTTGGACAACCAAGAGCAGGAGCAGGAGGGCCAACCCGGTAGGGCCGTCGAGGGCGAGTACTCCTGGGTAGCTCCTGACGGGAATGAGTATTACGTCAAATATGTTGCTGATCACAACGGATACAGGATCGTCGATGACAACGTCGTTCCTGAAGCTCCTGAAAACGAGCAacctgaggatgatgatgacaaaTAGACAATTATATGATGATTATGATTGATAATGGATGTGATATTCGAAtggaataaagattatttttcatagATAACTACTGTTCTACTTTTTTCAAATTCCTTCTGAAGAGCAGGGAATGGCTTTATTTAGTCAGCTTCTCTTTTTAATCGTTCATTTTgaatatgaactataaaatgatTGGTCGTGAAAAAATCCTCAGTTTTGGGTTCTGTACGTCAATTAAGGTAAGGATATAGTCAGAATAAATGGAATGAGAAAActaaataatatatgtaataagatATTCAATGCACTATTTTTTTATCCATGTGACAAATAAAACAAGACTATCAGAATAATAGCTCTTCAATGCAGTTTGAAAAAGTAAATTGCAAATTATTAGTACGTACATAGGATGGCCTATAAAATTTGGAATCAGAAGGAACTTCGAATACTCTTTATAGTTAAAATACTAAATAGAAGTTCCAATTAATCAGAGTATAATGTGgaattttttaatgattaaaatacTTAGACAGATTTTAGTACAGGTAATTTTGAATGATAAGGAAACAAAGGAAGCCTAAATAATCAAGACATTTAGAAGAAGGTGAAAATATTATATTCATGCCCAGGATGGCGATGATTTCAATGTTATAAAATTGGTAGATAATTTTGGCTTGAAGAACTTTTTTCTCATTACCGTTTTCATCATATTATGAAAAGTTAAAGGTGTTGGAAGTAAGCAATTTATTGATAAAACCTTTATTGAATGATTTAACAAGACACAATTAAGATTATATTAGAAGTCATTATTGATTGATTATCTGATATTTGGTCATCTGATGTAACAACTACCAAAGTCACTGGCAGCGAAACAAAAGCTTTTTTAAGTATTTGATGGCTATTATTTATATGGTTCTGTAATAAACATTTATTGGATTGTTATCAATTGCTTATGATAATCTAAAAAATAGGGGCAATGAAATTTTTATTCCTCAATatatgtgaaataataaaaaaaaattctttacgatTGGGATTGTTAAAGTTCGTAGTTTACATTTTGCTGAAggaatttctttataattttggcTTATTCAATACCAGAGATAAAATGGTTCTCATAATGAAACtgacaaaaaataaatatctagGATATCTTATTCCATATATATTCGGTTCATATTTTTCCCGTTTTGCATGGGGCCTACAAAGTTTATGGACTTATTATAATTCACAAATGTTAAACATCTCGAAAATTGTTTGTGATTTTTCTAATTCTTCTATTTTCTAAATCTTCAACTTAACCTCTCACCCTTCATATCGGTCTCTCAGAACCTGATAAATGCATGCCCTTCATGGTACCTTATATGCTAACGATATAGTAATTTTTCAGTAATGACACATGCAAGCACTAACTTCGTATTACTTTGTTGTAGTGGTCTAACATACAGATGATTACCTATCCAATTACTTACCAAATCCAATGCTTCTTTATACTATTGTTAACAGCACCAGCAGTAAAGCCAACTTACTATTATATTTTCACAACAATTTCTGCAGATTCTTTCAAACAGATGTCAGTGGAAATGACTGTTGTTATAATCTGTTTCTCTTCTCTACATTAAATGCAGCCTTTTAACCTATTGTCATTTCATTATTTCGGAATTCTGTCCTTTATCAAATTAGTTGTTTTGTAGCCAATCTTACAAAGGGGGTAATGACCttattatttgtttcttttgaGACTGTCtcaaaagaaacaaataataaGGTCATTACCCATTTTGTAAGACTGTTTACACAACAGTTGATTTGATAGAGGACAGAATTCCGAAATAATGAAAAGACGATAGGTTAATAGGCTACATTTAATGTAGAGAAGAGAAACAGATTATAACAACAGTCATTTCCACTGACATCTTCTGTTTGAAAGAATCTGCAGAAATTGTTGTGAAAATATAATAGTAAGTTGGCTTTACTGACTGAGAGCTATCTGGCATCACAATGGAGATAGAGAATTGGTGATTGGTGGCAGAGGCGTTAGAAAGATAGGTGTACAGTACATTAGACGGGATAACCTGAGTAACATCAAAAGGAATAATGCTGGATGAAATCATTCAATTCCACACACAGAGCTTAAACTATGTTAATGTCCCTCCTTCTAAAGTAGGATAAAACTCAAAATCTTTATATTACTCACCATTACGGAGTCGCTATTATATGATATACTGGTTATTAAGATAATCATTGTTATTGGAGATTTCGTCAATAGTTTCGAACAATTCTTATGATAATTGTAAATATTAGATATGTAAGTGTTATCAATTCCATAGTATTCTTTGCAGGTCCTAAGACATGcaacatcattaaaacaaatattaacaGTTTCTTATGTGGTGTACATTCT from Palaemon carinicauda isolate YSFRI2023 chromosome 35, ASM3689809v2, whole genome shotgun sequence includes:
- the LOC137627450 gene encoding cuticle protein CP575-like — its product is MKVLVIIALCLVALAAARPSDIVDFELDNQEQEQEGQPGRAVEGEYSWVAPDGNEYYVKYVADHNGYRIVDDNVVPEAPENEQPEDDDDK